TGATACTATCTCAAGAAAAAAATATAAAATTAATGATACATGTAATTACTTTATTATCCTTCTTTATTCTTTTCCTCTTTAGTAATACGGTTTTCTATATACCTCTAATATTTTATTTTATATTCAAATCACAAAACATCCGAGAAGTTATTCTTGAATCTGTTCTTTTTCAATTAGGCGTTTGGCTCGTTATATTCTTTTGGAACGTTATAATAATTAGAACAATCCTGCTTTCTTTGTTACACATTGATTTAAGTTCAAATAATATTTTTGTTATTTTCGGAACACTTCCATTATACATAGTCCTCTTGGTGTCATTAATTTTCGGACCGCTTAAAGGGATCTTGTATGAGGTACAAAATAAAAGTTTTCATTATCCAATTGTTTCAAGATGGATGCATAAGGGAAAATAAAAAGAATCCAATATACTGGATTCTTTTTATTTTAAAGATAATATTGAATGTAGACGATCTGGATAATTTGTAAACATCCCATCGACACCCCACTCAATCAACTTCTTCATATCCTCTTCTTTATCTACCGTGAACGGATGAACTTCTAATCCATATTGTTTTATTTTTTGAACATATGCTGCATCAACATATTTATAGTTCATACCAAGGCCTATGCAATACTTTGAATAACTTACTAGTTCTGCCTCTGTTAATCTGACTGTTTTTTTATATGTTAATAATTGCACTAATGGAATAGCAGAATTTAGAATATGAATCTTTTTCAAGCTTTCTTGACTAAACGATTGAATAATTACTTTATCATTTACTTGGTAGCGACTAAGTATTTCTAATAGTTTTTCTTCCATTCTGGGATATTCATCAGGTGATTTTGTTTCAATATAATAATGAGCATCCTGTCCAAATGCTTCAATAATTTCTTCTAGCGTTGGTACTTTAGCATTTTTAAATTCTTCTTTCGCTAAACTTGGATTCTTTTTATTAAAAGAAGAACCTGTATCAAGCTGTTTTATTTCTTCTAATGTATGATCTTTAACCAATCCAGTACCGTTTGTTGTACGATTTAACGTTTCATCATGCATCGCTATTAAATGTCCGTCTTTTGTCATTTGAAGGTCTATTTCTATATAGTCTCCCTTTAGCTGTTGTCCTAGTTTATAAGCCGCAATTGTATGTTCTGGTGCACATGTAGAAGCTCCTCTATGAGCGATGTTTTTTACATAATTCGGTTGATTGATAGCTTTTGTGTATTTATGTTCATTCATTTGTTGAAAAATAAAAATGCTTATTCCTATAAAGATACAAAGAGTTGTAGTAATAAATATATTCTTCATAAATGATTTTTTAACTCCTACATTTAGACTACGCTTCAAGTAAATGACGGTTTTCAAAAACAATCATTCGTCCTACTGGCTGAAATCCAGATTTCTTATAAATATTAATTCCATCAGGTGACGCTTGTAATACACAGTATAGTTCCTTTTGTTTTTTCGCCTCGTTTAAAAGAAAATTGAACATAGCGGAACCAAATCCTCTTTCTCTCATTTTTTCTTTAGTTGCAATATCGTAAATACCAATACTATCTGTCGTACATATTAATGATCCAATAGATACAACTTCATCTTCAAATATACCAAGGTATAGACTTACGTCTTTATGATCCCATAATTCTAATGATGAAATTTGATTATAGTAAGCTTGAACACTAGTACCTTCTGCTGATGTACCAAATAAAGATGATAGTGTATCCCCGAATTTTTGTATATGTAATGATGAGGCTGCTTTTTGAATCGTAAAACCTGCTGGTACATCTATTATTGGGTCTATTGTTTTTAAATCTACAACCATTGCAACATTCTTTTCCGCTTCTTTTAAGCCAAGTTGTTTTAACTCACTTACAAGAGTATCATCTTGGTTCGTCTCCCAAAACCAAACACTCATGGGGAATTTCTTTTGATTAAAATATTCTATCTCTGCGCATAACTCCTGTTTTTCTTCCATTACATCATTATTCAATAAAGTAATTATATTAAATGTATCTGTAGGTAATCCGCAATCAACTTTAACGTAATCTTTCGTTTCTTTTACAATCATCTTTGCTGCATGTTTAGCAACATATGATGTTTTATATGTAAAATTATTCAAAAGTAACTTTCGATAGTTCATATATCATTATCCTTTCAAAGAAATTAACAATAGTAGGACGCTATTTAATAAATATAACATAGGAAATATGTTAGTGATGTACTAAAAAACCATTCCTAAAAATGAAACAAAATATATTATTTATTCTAAATGTTATTAGAGGAAAATTAAAATTTAGATAAGATTGTAGGAATGAAAAAAGTGGTATATAATAAATATTAACATTACTAGTAATTATTTTAGGTATTCCTAGAATAAAGGAGCGATACATATGAAAATTACTATTTATTTCGGAAGTCATGAAGATCAAGATGTTCGTACTATGGACTGTTTTTTAGATGTAGAAGATGCAGAAGAGATTGTTACTGTATCATAATATAAATTACAAATAATCGGGATGAATCCTCTTCCTTGGTAGCTTGAAGACGCCTATTAAAAGGCGTCTTTTTTATTGTTTTTTCGCTAAAAACCCTTTACTTTATAGTGTTTTGATAGTAAAATATAAATATACGAACAAACGTTCTTTTGATTTCAATTGTACATGAAGGGATGATTTTTGCAATGGCTCAAGCAAAGCGCAGAGGAAAAAAAAAGCATACACCTACTATCTCAAATACAGGCTTTATCGGCTCTGTCTTTATTGATACATTGGAGTTACAAAAGAAATCCTATTATTTTGCTCGTAAAAAACTCCAAATTGTCCATCATGTGTTAGATGGCCTTGCTGGAGCGACGAGTTCTTTATTTAAAGAACATAATATCTCTGCACATATGTCTTGTGTGTATTTACATAAACGAAAGAAAATTGGTTTTGTTCTTTCAACAAAGCCTTTTGAACAAGCTGACGGTATTGCTTACTTTAAAAATTATTTAATTGAAAAGAATTTTTACGGTAAGCATGACGAAGAAGCTGAATATCAAGAAGTATTTAATACAGGTTTTATTGGTGTTGTATTTGCAGATTTATCTAGCATTGATCGCTTTAATTTTGATTTTGAAATGAACATGTTATCAAAACTAATGAAAGATATGATAATTCCTGTTAAAGAGCTCTTTTTACGTCATAATATACCAGCTTATATCTCCACTTCTCATTTAGAAGAACAAAACAAATTAGGATTTGTTTTATCTGTAAAACCATACGATGAACGTGCAGAAGCTGATTTATACTTCGAAACATATTTAAAAGAACGCGGTTTATTTATTGGAGATGAAGAAGAAGATATCGATAAAATTGTTATTCGAAAAAAAGTCGAATTCCTATAGAAAAGCGCCGGAGAATAATCCGGCGCTTTTTATAATTAGTAATTCAGCTTTGTTATCGACTTTGAATGAGTATTTTTCACTGTTACAGAAAAATGGAACCAACAAAAACATAAAAACCCGTGAATGATTCACGGGTTTACTGTTTAGAAACTAATTGCGATTGTCCCAACACCTGCATGAACAGCGAAAGATATTGGAAGTGGATATAGCTTGAAATCCATTTCAGGAAATGCTTGTCTAATATCTGCAATCCATTCTTCTGCGCCAGCCTTGTCATTGGCATGGAAAATATGGGCTACTTTTGGTATTTCTTTTTCAAGTTCATTTTTAATATACTCTCTACATTTTTGGATTTTTCGAACTTTCTTTTCAAGTAGAAGTTCACCATTTTTTACTTCTAGAATTAAATTTATACTTAATAGGCTGCCAAGTAAAAATTGGACTCCTTTCACACGCCCACTATCATATAATCCTTTTAAGCTTTTTGGAAATACGTAGTATGGTCTTCGTTTCTCATTTTGTAATGTTTTGTGTATATCTTGTAAAGTCATACCATCATTGTATAACGTTTGTGCTTTTCTCAAAAGTTCATCCATTGGATAACTTGTCGACTCACTATCTAATACAGTTAAAGGAAACCCTGCCATCTCTGCAGCAAGCATCATATTTTGATAGGTTCCACTTACTTTTCCGCTAATAGCAACTGCAAATCCCTCTTCATATTCTTCTTTACACTTAGTAAATAATTCTACCATTTCCCCGATATTAGGCTGTGAAGTAGTTACTGTTATCCCATTATTTAACGCATCATAGAGACGGTCATGAACACCCTCTTCACAATCTTTGTAAGGTGTCCCATTAATAATAATTTCAATGGGGATAACAAAGTTATCACCGCCTGTTGTAAAACTTGCAGTTGTACTATCAGTAAACCAAGCAACACGCTTCATGTTGTTCCTCCCTTATGTCATTCCTCTTTTCTGACTTTTCTATATATTTACGCTATAAAAAGAGGATATCAATGTAATAGTACCAAGACTTTTTTATTTTTGCTATAGTAAATATATAATAAAATGTGACTGTTTTTTGTCCATGCTTACAATATGATACGTTTATTCTTCTTCCTAACCCCCTTAGTAAATAAAGACAGTGTAGTTTTTGCACTATATAACAATCAAAACAGAGAAATATTACAGAGATTTAAAAAAGAAAAAAACCGGAATCATTTTCCGGTTCGTTTTCATCATTTATCATTTAAAAGTTTCATTATCTAAAATTACAACGTAATCATTTGTCATTCGTCCAGCTTCTTTTGTGTAACTAACAAGTCGTTGTATATTATCACAACAAAGTTTAGCCCCCCATACGAGTAACGGAACACCGATAAAATCAATATGTAACCTTCTGGAAAACAAGCCACCTAATGTCATCGGTATAGGCACTGTTGGTGATGTATTTGAAAAAATGATTTTATCATTTTTTTGATAGTGATGTTGAAGAACTTCTCCTAAATTTTTCATCGCAGGTACGACAACATTGGATGCCCCGCACCCAATCGTATATACAGGATTTCCCCCTTCATCACGTCCGTGAAAAATGATTTTCCCCATATCAGAGGTTTTGAGTTTATTGAAATACTCTACATTTAAAATTTCTTCTTTTGTTAGTTTCCGATCAGTTGGTAATTTATTTAAGTGATAAGCTGCTGCGAGTGAAGTTGTATGTGTTCCACCGTAGTCAGTATAAATGAAAATCATAATATCATCCCTTGCTATAAACGTTCAATGTCTATTAGTATCACCATTTCCAAAATTACTAATCAAGGGATGCATTTTATTTTTATGCTTTTTGTGTTAGCTCATTATACTTTTTCCAAATGTAATATCTTCTACTAATGACAGTACCTAGTGTGATGCATAAAAAAGCATTCGTTACAATTATTAATGTATGATGTGTACCCCCCGAGAACATACTTTGTTTAATTAACAGTTTTGCACCTAAAATAACGAGAAGAATCATTGTACTTATCCAATTTCCTTTACGTAATACGTGGCCAGTCTCATCATCTAATCGAAACGTTAACAATCTTCCGCGTATAGTTCCTAATCCTCCCCCAATTAGAAACATTGCAACTACTAAAAAATATTAAAGCTAATTTAAAATCAGGAGCTCCATTCGCCCTCGTTAGTTCTTACGGCAATTCCAATCATACTGGGCTTCAAGATAGATTAAACGTATGGAAAAGCTTTTTTCTAGATGCTGTGTAAATGGATAAGCTGGTAAACAACAGCATTATGAAGATTTCTTTTATTCCTGAAAATTAAATCGAACAACTATATTTGTGTAGAATCCATTGATTCAATTGATTCTACTTTCTTCTTTGATGGTACTAAAGTAAATACATATATTTTCTACTGAAATGAAAGACGATGTTCCAATCTTTCTTTAATAAAGTGAGCGATAATTTATTATTAAGTGTATGAGTGTCATTTTCTTTTTCAAGATTAGGCAAAAGTAATGTAATTAATCCTGCTATAAAAAAAGCGATAGCGTTCATGTACACTGCAAATTCAGGTGTTCCGATTACTAGTAGTAGTCCCGCTATTGCAGGGCCAAGCAGATATGTTCCAGATACTATGAGATTACGAAGTGAATTAAAGTGTTGTCTTTTCTCTGTTGGAATTAATTTAGTCATATACGTCATAGCTGTTGGCTCATATATAGCGCTAGCTATACTAATAAAGAAAACTACCATATAGACGAGCCAAACCGATGGAAGTAAAGGTAAAAAAGCAATGAACACCGATCGGTATATATCGAGATGCACCATCAATTTACGTTTATTTAAACGATCTATCATACTTCCTGACCAAACATTTGTGAATAGAGTCGCTAATGGTTTAATGACATATAAAGTAGCGACCGCTAATGCTGAACCTCCCATGTTATAGACGAGTACATTCAAGGCAATTAAATAAATCCATGCGCCTAAATTAGCGATACCAATTCCGGATAATAAAAGCATGGGATACTTCCATGCTTTTATTAAGTGTTTTATGTTCATTTCATAATCTCCTTTCTAAAAAGCGTGTTAGTTGTCTATTTTGTACAATAAAAAAATCCCACCCCCAAGACTTGAAGTCTTAGGGACGAGATTTACATCGCGGTGCCACCCTAGTTTATTAATATGTCGCCATATTAACCTTATCAGGTACAGCATTAAAAAATGCTTATACCTTAGCTCTATAACAGGAGCTCCCGTCACATCATCCCCACCTAAACGATTCAGATGTGCTGCTCAGAGGCTTGGTTCAATAAAAAAATTTTACTCCTTTTCAGCTAACGGAGCTCTCTGTGAAAAATTTATTTTATTTACTCTTCTCTTCAGTGCATTTAATTTTGTCTATATTACCATAAAGAACTTCTCGTTGTAAATAAAAAAGAATGAATAATCAAACAATTGATATCAAATTAATATTTGTTTTGGAAAACATGATAAACAATTTATTGTATTTTTAATATTTTTTATTTTATAAAAAATACGGTGCGTGAAATTGATTGCTCTCCCCTCAAAANAAAAAAAAAAAAAAGAACCTATTTAAAATAGATTCTACTAAACTGTATGATTATATTTTGATAAAAATGGAATTCGCTTTGCGACTACTGCATATATTTTGAAAACAATTTTCGCAATCGGCTCTAATTTACGTGTACTCTGGATTACTAAGCTTGATGTTACAAATGTAAGGAACGCAGCACCGATTATATCCGCTGGATAGTGAACACCTACATACATACGTGATATACCGACTAATATGGCCCATACAAGCGCTATATATTTTAGCTTTTCTCCTCTTAAAAGGAATGTAAATGCGATTGAAAATACAAGTACAGAATGATCACTTACAAATGATGAATCTGCTGCATGTGGTACTAATTGATGGACATCATGTGTTACAAACGGACGCGGATGGTAATATACCGCATGAATTAAAACATTTATCAATAATGAAATACTAACCGAAAGTGTCGTATATAACACCGTATATTGTTTTCTTATTGCTGCCTCTTTCTTTCCGTTATTGAACCATAAGATAAACATGAATAGAATCGCTACATATGGAGCACTATTTGTAATGGTAATCATTAACTTATCTAGAATATCTGATGATCCTGCAAAATTATTAAACCATTGGAATACTGTGTAATTCATCTTACTCTCTCCTTATTTTCTCTCATTGCACTTTTAAATAAAGATACAAGTGTTCTTGCTTTACACAGTATACAACATACATATGAAAATGGGCTTAAACTTTTCTCATCTGTTTCTCATTTTAGTTAGTAGTTATTTGACAATAATATAACTGTTTTTGTAAATAAAATATGTATAACGCTATAAAACCCTTTAAATCATACCATTAAGAATTTATACATTTGTATGATACATAACAAATATATATAAATAAACTACCTAAAAAATCATATTTTTATTCCATACAAATTGCTATATTCCCGAATTGTTCACCTTGCTTCATTCGAATTAAAGCTTGAATGACTGCTTCTAGTGGGTACACTTTATCAATTATTGGTTTAATAGTATGTTCCTCTATAAAGTGAATCATCTCATTAAATTCTTCACGACTTCCCATTGATGTTCCCATAATATCGATTTGATTATAAAATAGCGCCCGTAACGGCAGCTCAATCTTATCCCCTGAACTTGCACCAAAATTAACGATCCTACCATTTGGTTTTAATACATCAAAATATTTCATAAATGTCGCTGGACCAATACTATCTATAATTAAATCTACCTTTTCACCCTTTAAACTTTCTTCCCAATTACCGTTGCTATC
The DNA window shown above is from Bacillus clarus and carries:
- a CDS encoding undecaprenyl-diphosphatase, with the translated sequence MNYTVFQWFNNFAGSSDILDKLMITITNSAPYVAILFMFILWFNNGKKEAAIRKQYTVLYTTLSVSISLLINVLIHAVYYHPRPFVTHDVHQLVPHAADSSFVSDHSVLVFSIAFTFLLRGEKLKYIALVWAILVGISRMYVGVHYPADIIGAAFLTFVTSSLVIQSTRKLEPIAKIVFKIYAVVAKRIPFLSKYNHTV
- a CDS encoding DegV family protein — protein: MKRVAWFTDSTTASFTTGGDNFVIPIEIIINGTPYKDCEEGVHDRLYDALNNGITVTTSQPNIGEMVELFTKCKEEYEEGFAVAISGKVSGTYQNMMLAAEMAGFPLTVLDSESTSYPMDELLRKAQTLYNDGMTLQDIHKTLQNEKRRPYYVFPKSLKGLYDSGRVKGVQFLLGSLLSINLILEVKNGELLLEKKVRKIQKCREYIKNELEKEIPKVAHIFHANDKAGAEEWIADIRQAFPEMDFKLYPLPISFAVHAGVGTIAISF
- a CDS encoding DUF3189 family protein, producing MIFIYTDYGGTHTTSLAAAYHLNKLPTDRKLTKEEILNVEYFNKLKTSDMGKIIFHGRDEGGNPVYTIGCGASNVVVPAMKNLGEVLQHHYQKNDKIIFSNTSPTVPIPMTLGGLFSRRLHIDFIGVPLLVWGAKLCCDNIQRLVSYTKEAGRMTNDYVVILDNETFK
- a CDS encoding glycerophosphodiester phosphodiesterase — protein: MKNIFITTTLCIFIGISIFIFQQMNEHKYTKAINQPNYVKNIAHRGASTCAPEHTIAAYKLGQQLKGDYIEIDLQMTKDGHLIAMHDETLNRTTNGTGLVKDHTLEEIKQLDTGSSFNKKNPSLAKEEFKNAKVPTLEEIIEAFGQDAHYYIETKSPDEYPRMEEKLLEILSRYQVNDKVIIQSFSQESLKKIHILNSAIPLVQLLTYKKTVRLTEAELVSYSKYCIGLGMNYKYVDAAYVQKIKQYGLEVHPFTVDKEEDMKKLIEWGVDGMFTNYPDRLHSILSLK
- a CDS encoding GNAT family N-acetyltransferase; the encoded protein is MNYRKLLLNNFTYKTSYVAKHAAKMIVKETKDYVKVDCGLPTDTFNIITLLNNDVMEEKQELCAEIEYFNQKKFPMSVWFWETNQDDTLVSELKQLGLKEAEKNVAMVVDLKTIDPIIDVPAGFTIQKAASSLHIQKFGDTLSSLFGTSAEGTSVQAYYNQISSLELWDHKDVSLYLGIFEDEVVSIGSLICTTDSIGIYDIATKEKMRERGFGSAMFNFLLNEAKKQKELYCVLQASPDGINIYKKSGFQPVGRMIVFENRHLLEA